One segment of Anatilimnocola aggregata DNA contains the following:
- a CDS encoding tripartite tricarboxylate transporter substrate-binding protein: MRTLSLVITIALFYLAIWFTPVTAAEYPNRTIVVICPWAAGGGTDRVARFLADQLQRELGLPVVVQNQTGGSGASGHAAGARARPDGYTITMGTFELSTMRAMGISDLTYRDFQPLMQVNADPAAILVRSDASWQSLADLLSELRTRSGKVKMSGTSAGGAWDLARAGLFLHAKLPIDSVVWVPSQGSAPSLVELLGGHVDAVCCSIPEAQSQLDSGQIRVLHVMTRQSPMDGASWEAVGWRGLFLPLGTPDDVRAKLLSTIYRIVRSPAYAEFMATNGFGIAIRSGDDFTAFLEEQEQRWQPVVTAAGYAPVGGRPRVVTTSDPGPWFFPAALAGCLVVGCGIVIGRHVWPQNRSQPSGDVAAPLRSWRGFWCEPGQVSIVLMLGWLVIYLVAMPWLGFFVSTQIFASTLMVRLGQPWWRAVLLAAAMLLAVYALFVWQFRVVLPTSPWWNL, from the coding sequence ATGCGAACCCTCTCCCTGGTCATAACAATTGCGCTGTTTTACTTAGCGATCTGGTTTACTCCGGTCACAGCCGCTGAGTATCCCAATCGCACCATCGTTGTCATCTGCCCGTGGGCAGCTGGTGGCGGAACCGATCGCGTAGCCCGCTTTCTCGCCGACCAGTTGCAACGCGAACTCGGCCTCCCCGTCGTAGTGCAAAATCAAACAGGCGGAAGCGGTGCCAGCGGTCATGCGGCTGGAGCCCGCGCCCGACCTGACGGCTACACCATCACTATGGGCACGTTCGAATTGAGCACCATGCGCGCGATGGGAATCTCGGACCTGACCTATCGTGACTTTCAGCCGCTGATGCAGGTCAATGCCGACCCCGCCGCAATCCTTGTTCGCAGCGATGCATCCTGGCAGTCACTGGCGGATTTGCTCAGCGAGCTTCGTACGCGCTCGGGGAAAGTGAAGATGTCCGGCACGTCCGCAGGCGGGGCGTGGGATCTGGCTCGGGCAGGACTTTTTTTGCATGCCAAACTTCCGATCGATTCGGTCGTGTGGGTGCCGTCGCAAGGCTCGGCTCCGTCGCTTGTCGAGCTATTGGGCGGCCATGTTGATGCCGTTTGCTGCAGCATCCCCGAAGCCCAGTCGCAATTGGATTCAGGGCAAATTCGCGTGTTACATGTGATGACCCGCCAGTCCCCCATGGATGGTGCCTCATGGGAAGCAGTCGGCTGGCGAGGGTTATTCCTGCCCCTGGGGACACCAGACGATGTCCGCGCGAAATTGCTCTCAACGATATATCGGATTGTACGTTCGCCAGCCTATGCGGAGTTCATGGCAACCAACGGCTTTGGGATTGCAATTCGATCTGGCGATGACTTCACTGCTTTCCTTGAAGAACAAGAACAACGCTGGCAACCTGTGGTTACAGCAGCAGGATACGCACCCGTCGGTGGCCGGCCGCGTGTCGTCACCACGAGCGATCCGGGGCCTTGGTTCTTTCCTGCCGCGCTCGCCGGATGTCTCGTCGTCGGCTGTGGAATAGTGATTGGCCGCCACGTCTGGCCACAGAATCGATCGCAACCTTCCGGAGATGTCGCCGCGCCGCTGCGTTCCTGGCGAGGTTTTTGGTGCGAGCCCGGTCAAGTTAGCATTGTCCTCATGTTGGGCTGGCTGGTGATTTATCTAGTGGCTATGCCTTGGCTAGGTTTTTTTGTTAGCACGCAAATCTTTGCATCGACTCTCATGGTCCGCCTCGGCCAACCTTGGTGGCGAGCCGTGTTGCTGGCAGCTGCCATGCTCCTGGCTGTGTATGCACTTTTTGTTTGGCAGTTCCGCGTGGTGTTGCCGACCAGCCCGTGGTGGAATCTTTAA
- a CDS encoding sodium:calcium antiporter, translating into MLVPILQFLVCAAVIVVAGTFLSKFADAIAELTGLGRLLVGSVLLAGATSLPELTVDISAVRMGAVDLAVGDLIGSCLMNLLILAILDLSHHSNGRMLSKQAAAHALSGSVSASLICLVALGLLTSKWISPYAMMGLSPVIIAIVVAYILGVRLVYLDQRIAHRTAVDEGAKPHEVGANLSLGNAVAGFVACAGVILIAGPFLAHAADALATESGLGGTFVGTTLVAFSTSLPELVASLAALRMGAHDLAIGNVFGSNAFNMLLLAPLEVIQPGSLFSAVSPNHAITCVATLLATQVAVMGQLYQVEKRTRLIEPDALLVILIVFGALGLVYFCR; encoded by the coding sequence GTGCTCGTGCCGATACTGCAATTTTTGGTCTGTGCCGCTGTGATTGTTGTCGCAGGTACTTTTCTCTCGAAGTTTGCCGATGCAATTGCTGAACTAACAGGCCTGGGAAGATTGCTCGTCGGCAGTGTGCTGCTGGCGGGTGCGACCTCGTTACCGGAACTGACGGTCGATATTTCTGCGGTCCGGATGGGTGCTGTCGATCTGGCCGTGGGGGATCTGATTGGTAGCTGTTTAATGAATCTATTGATTCTCGCGATCCTGGATTTGTCGCATCATTCCAACGGCCGAATGTTGAGCAAGCAGGCTGCGGCGCACGCACTCTCCGGTTCAGTGAGTGCCTCATTGATTTGTCTAGTGGCCCTAGGATTGTTGACGTCTAAATGGATCAGCCCCTATGCAATGATGGGACTCAGCCCCGTCATTATCGCGATCGTTGTGGCATATATCCTGGGTGTCCGGCTCGTCTATTTGGATCAGCGGATTGCCCATCGCACAGCGGTGGACGAAGGTGCCAAACCGCATGAAGTGGGAGCCAACCTATCTCTGGGGAATGCCGTGGCTGGATTTGTCGCCTGTGCCGGCGTTATCTTGATCGCAGGTCCGTTTCTTGCGCACGCCGCCGATGCTTTAGCCACCGAGAGCGGCCTGGGAGGCACCTTCGTCGGTACGACTCTGGTGGCCTTTAGCACTTCGTTGCCGGAACTTGTGGCATCGTTGGCCGCCCTACGGATGGGTGCGCACGATTTGGCGATTGGCAATGTGTTCGGCAGTAACGCCTTCAACATGCTTCTCTTGGCGCCGCTAGAAGTAATACAACCCGGCTCGCTGTTTTCCGCCGTCTCCCCGAATCATGCCATCACCTGCGTCGCGACATTACTTGCGACGCAGGTGGCCGTGATGGGCCAGTTGTATCAAGTGGAGAAGCGAACCCGCCTCATCGAGCCTGATGCGCTACTGGTGATCTTGATCGTGTTTGGGGCTCTGGGGCTCGTTTATTTTTGTCGCTAG